From Pseudoalteromonas sp. DL-6, one genomic window encodes:
- a CDS encoding UPF0149 family protein yields MNNLPDYEKAQLLLEKNEIFVSPAEAHGVISGLLACGLSIDDKEYLGLLSDVFNDGESFSNDLKQFFGQIYQQVVESFNNEEFQFDLFLPSDDETLIDQANGLVSWVAGFMLGFGLKQKDYGKLSADVKEVISDFSEITRLDTTFEETEEDSQALHEVIEYVRVSALLCFAELGKEQNPQSNKKTLH; encoded by the coding sequence ATGAATAACTTACCAGATTACGAAAAAGCCCAACTTCTTTTAGAGAAAAACGAAATATTTGTATCACCCGCAGAAGCGCATGGCGTTATTAGCGGTTTACTTGCTTGTGGGTTAAGCATTGATGATAAAGAATACTTAGGCTTATTGAGCGATGTATTTAATGATGGCGAGTCGTTTAGCAACGATTTAAAGCAGTTTTTTGGCCAAATTTATCAACAAGTGGTTGAAAGTTTTAATAACGAAGAGTTTCAATTTGACTTGTTTTTACCTAGTGATGACGAAACACTCATCGATCAGGCCAATGGGCTCGTATCATGGGTAGCTGGGTTTATGTTGGGCTTTGGCTTAAAGCAAAAAGACTATGGCAAGCTGTCGGCAGATGTAAAAGAAGTGATCAGTGACTTTAGCGAAATTACACGCCTAGATACAACCTTTGAAGAAACCGAAGAAGATAGCCAAGCACTGCATGAAGTGATTGAGTACGTCCGCGTATCGGCGCTTCTGTGTTTTGCTGAGCTAGGCAAAGAGCAAAATCCACAAAGCAACAAAAAAACACTGCATTAA